In Treponema vincentii, a single window of DNA contains:
- a CDS encoding FprA family A-type flavoprotein: MKAQKISAGIYCIHADICARTSRFEGLWMLPQGVSINSYIVKGEKTALIDIVRDWDGSLKSYTEQLESIGLSFKDIDYLILNHLEPDHCDLIEYVHSCNPQAEVISTSKGLAIVEKFFKVQGNLRAVKTGDSLDLGGGKVLQFYETPNVHWPETMMTYEPAAKVLFSCDAFGSYGAIGEKIFDNQHSEEELKFYEAEALRYYSNIVASFSTFVLKALDKLAALDIKCIAPSHGLIWRSHPDRISSLYKRFAGYNTGGKCEKEICIIWGSMYGYTKQGLDAVIKGIEAEQVPYTIHDIPDTDVSYILGDAYKAAGLVLAMPTYEYKMFPPMAYVLDLFERKHITDKTVLRIGNWGWSGGAKKEYEQKTTALKWNHLEQYEWQGKLLDADIRLLEERGAELARAVKTGTQA; the protein is encoded by the coding sequence ATGAAAGCGCAAAAAATAAGTGCGGGCATATACTGTATCCATGCGGATATTTGCGCACGTACCAGCCGGTTTGAGGGCTTGTGGATGCTGCCTCAAGGAGTGAGCATCAATTCATATATTGTAAAAGGTGAAAAGACCGCCTTGATCGATATCGTTCGTGATTGGGACGGCTCGTTAAAAAGCTATACGGAACAACTGGAATCCATCGGGCTTTCGTTCAAAGACATCGATTATCTTATTCTGAATCACCTGGAACCCGACCATTGCGATCTGATTGAATATGTCCATTCCTGTAATCCGCAGGCGGAAGTTATCAGTACGTCAAAAGGGCTGGCGATAGTCGAAAAGTTTTTTAAGGTGCAGGGAAATCTCCGCGCAGTTAAAACGGGAGATAGTCTTGACCTCGGCGGCGGAAAAGTTCTCCAATTTTACGAAACACCGAATGTGCACTGGCCTGAAACAATGATGACCTATGAGCCTGCCGCTAAAGTCCTCTTTTCCTGCGATGCATTCGGCTCGTATGGCGCTATCGGCGAAAAGATCTTTGACAATCAGCATTCGGAGGAAGAACTGAAGTTTTACGAAGCGGAAGCGCTGCGCTATTATTCCAACATCGTCGCGAGCTTCAGTACCTTTGTCTTAAAGGCTTTGGACAAACTTGCAGCGCTGGATATCAAATGCATTGCGCCGAGTCACGGTCTTATTTGGCGTTCCCATCCCGACCGTATTTCTTCCCTTTACAAACGGTTTGCAGGTTACAACACCGGCGGCAAATGCGAAAAAGAAATCTGTATTATTTGGGGTTCCATGTACGGATATACCAAACAAGGGCTGGACGCCGTCATCAAAGGAATTGAAGCCGAACAAGTCCCCTACACCATCCACGACATACCCGACACGGACGTATCCTACATACTCGGTGATGCATACAAAGCGGCAGGCTTGGTGCTTGCGATGCCGACCTATGAATACAAGATGTTCCCGCCGATGGCATACGTACTGGATTTATTTGAACGTAAGCACATTACCGATAAAACGGTACTGCGTATCGGAAACTGGGGATGGTCTGGCGGCGCAAAGAAAGAATACGAGCAAAAAACAACCGCTCTGAAATGGAACCATCTGGAGCAATATGAATGGCAGGGCAAGCTGCTCGACGCAGATATTCGGCTGCTTGAAGAACGAGGCGCCGAACTCGCTCGTGCGGTTAAAACAGGTACTCAAGCGTAA
- a CDS encoding adenylate cyclase, producing MHEIELKAHLEHPKKTEALLSRIADFSLRCTKTDRYWTLGEKTIRIRRELIGDKETVFITHKQKHYTDTIETNRELEFELAAVSVPVFTEMLKSLGMTCTAEKQKETKVFVPYTDLFPAGILEGSVSVELSTIHPIGHFLEIEVLYPDEGSDTAAYERHIRNAQVIFDTLLTALEIPQSAIEVRPYNELLACRCL from the coding sequence ATGCACGAAATCGAATTAAAAGCGCATCTTGAACATCCCAAAAAAACCGAGGCGCTGTTATCCCGTATCGCAGATTTTTCACTCCGCTGCACCAAGACCGACCGGTACTGGACACTCGGAGAAAAAACGATACGGATACGGCGGGAACTGATTGGGGACAAGGAAACGGTTTTCATAACGCATAAGCAGAAACACTATACCGATACGATAGAAACCAACCGCGAACTCGAATTTGAGCTTGCAGCTGTGTCCGTACCGGTATTTACCGAAATGCTCAAAAGCCTCGGTATGACCTGTACCGCAGAGAAGCAAAAGGAGACAAAAGTTTTTGTTCCATACACAGATTTGTTCCCGGCTGGTATACTCGAAGGCTCCGTATCGGTAGAGCTTTCAACAATACATCCGATCGGACATTTTTTAGAAATCGAAGTCCTCTACCCCGATGAAGGTTCCGATACCGCCGCTTACGAACGGCATATCCGTAATGCGCAGGTTATTTTCGATACGCTGCTCACCGCTTTAGAGATACCGCAATCGGCTATCGAAGTGCGTCCGTATAATGAACTGCTCGCTTGTAGGTGTTTATGA
- a CDS encoding alpha/beta hydrolase family protein: protein MKTYKKIFLSRIFFFFTLLLLSDKTAALYAQTVDALLEYEVAVLNPETLKKYNRIYSYEPNHAFEAPDLTDAVILDSPLTVFYPVLEGTYPLVIISHGWQVSKKPNASLARYLASQGYVAAILSAKEKSYPEEFIAAFESAYTLLKTANENTESRLFKRLDMQKTAVIGHSMGGTAALHFSKSSPDISAVIALNPYNGASFLIERVGGKNEVLGTDLTTLQIPVLIVTGSKDNVAYPEKTFEFYKHCNTSAPTAFLSIKNGVHGSGLDSKGNILSGWFDIELYTRYRLLILGWLDLFLKQKISEASMPYLQPAAFEAIKDWFYSGNIKRYPAYAFRNFLRR, encoded by the coding sequence ATGAAAACATATAAAAAGATATTTTTATCGCGTATATTCTTCTTTTTTACTTTACTGCTTCTGTCGGACAAAACAGCCGCGCTATATGCACAAACCGTTGACGCGCTGCTTGAATACGAAGTTGCTGTCTTGAATCCTGAAACTTTAAAAAAATATAACCGCATATACAGCTATGAACCCAATCACGCTTTTGAAGCGCCGGACTTAACTGATGCGGTTATTTTAGATAGTCCTCTCACTGTTTTTTATCCGGTACTTGAGGGAACCTACCCACTCGTTATTATCAGCCATGGCTGGCAGGTTTCAAAAAAACCGAATGCAAGCCTTGCCCGTTATCTTGCCTCTCAGGGATATGTCGCAGCGATTCTGTCGGCAAAAGAGAAAAGTTATCCCGAAGAGTTTATCGCTGCGTTTGAGTCGGCCTATACACTTTTAAAAACGGCAAACGAAAATACTGAAAGCCGTTTATTTAAGCGACTGGATATGCAAAAAACGGCAGTCATCGGCCACTCGATGGGTGGGACGGCGGCACTGCACTTTTCGAAATCAAGTCCCGATATCAGTGCCGTTATTGCATTGAACCCGTATAATGGAGCCTCGTTCCTTATAGAACGAGTCGGCGGTAAAAATGAGGTACTCGGTACCGATCTCACCACTCTACAAATCCCTGTCCTTATTGTTACCGGAAGCAAAGATAATGTTGCGTATCCCGAAAAAACCTTTGAATTTTACAAACACTGCAATACATCCGCTCCGACAGCTTTTTTATCTATTAAAAACGGTGTCCACGGCAGCGGACTCGATAGTAAAGGCAACATCCTTTCAGGCTGGTTCGATATTGAACTCTATACACGTTACAGGCTTTTAATACTTGGCTGGCTTGACCTATTCTTAAAGCAGAAAATATCGGAGGCCTCTATGCCGTATTTACAACCGGCAGCGTTTGAAGCCATAAAAGACTGGTTTTACTCCGGCAACATAAAACGATACCCTGCTTACGCTTTTCGTAACTTTTTGCGCCGGTAA
- the radC gene encoding RadC family protein: MTIHQNMRKKPDIRERLLECGVERLSDTDLLAVLLHTGIANKPVTKLAEEIVRHIDTRKAESIEAALRTVNGIGAAKLSTILAAFELGRRYYGVGGEKVRHPSDIVPFLRHYSVRKQEQFICVSLNGAHEILAIRVVSVGTLTHTLVHPREVFADSLADRAAAVILAHNHPSGALAPSAEDLNLTKRLCEAGRLLGIEVLDHIILSPNGEYMSFIEAGFPLI; encoded by the coding sequence ATGACTATACATCAGAATATGCGTAAAAAACCGGATATACGGGAACGCCTTTTAGAGTGTGGAGTGGAACGGTTGAGCGATACGGATTTGCTTGCAGTTCTTTTGCACACCGGTATTGCGAATAAGCCGGTAACAAAACTTGCCGAAGAAATTGTCCGGCATATCGATACGCGCAAAGCGGAAAGTATCGAAGCAGCGTTACGAACTGTGAATGGGATAGGTGCAGCAAAGCTGTCAACTATTCTCGCGGCGTTCGAGCTTGGTAGGCGATATTACGGTGTCGGAGGCGAAAAAGTTCGGCACCCCAGTGATATTGTTCCATTCTTGCGGCACTACTCGGTGCGTAAACAAGAGCAGTTTATCTGTGTATCGCTGAACGGCGCTCACGAAATTTTAGCGATCCGTGTGGTTTCCGTAGGAACGTTGACTCATACCCTGGTTCATCCTCGTGAGGTATTCGCCGATTCGCTTGCAGATAGAGCTGCCGCAGTTATTCTTGCCCACAACCATCCGTCGGGAGCTTTGGCGCCTTCTGCTGAGGATTTAAACTTGACAAAGCGACTCTGTGAGGCCGGACGGCTCTTAGGAATTGAGGTGTTGGATCACATCATTCTGTCGCCGAACGGCGAGTACATGAGCTTTATTGAGGCTGGTTTTCCTCTTATTTAG
- a CDS encoding tetratricopeptide repeat protein, whose product MRKNSLFSVFLLCVALPLLASPIQLFEKGKELQYHENWYGAIELYQQALKENPAYNAVYRGLAECFYALGEYDQAIVYAEKARRYSPQDVDIENLYAFILIGIGRIEDAQKIFSSILNRYPNNLDARFGMAEIEVTGGRLTNASELYTAALRRQSENRKALLSLALLSHETGNNKAAQSYISRALQYHGDNAQVHYFAGYLSALAGNLSEAEGRIRAALTIDEDYDKARALLCSLLYSSGRYREAMSVADLRIAGDRKRADAWYVKALCLMKLAQKKQAFEAAQIGLSVDTENELMRTLLEDIAVQTFEFEDAQRKELAGAHRIKGDAFLNRNMTDQALYEYRRALKVYPYDTESRQAYANILMRQDFYERAVQQLEFIQSIEKSTARINDTVEAYSKMLDHSVRNRWKIDPLYLNKAHLSVGLFYQVNAANVFHPEAEKLTAALINDILSYNRRFAVSAHLDSPSSYTEAFRQARTAGNDYFGIVNLQENERDIQITLDLYVGRTGSKAETLTVYRSGNDRFGNAVRRIIGLFNQAMPVIGSIAGRSQAEAVIDIGSGDCDFTDYTIEIVKKGTLTIANEGIGLLYNEKDVLGTFTIGRISEDLTEGTLTRKGYYDRMTKGDMAVLIYTDPVKTGSKAEKTVDGTDPRGQQMSQLLSLLRSIR is encoded by the coding sequence ATGCGTAAAAATAGTCTGTTTAGTGTGTTTCTGCTCTGTGTCGCGCTGCCTCTTTTGGCTTCTCCTATCCAACTCTTTGAGAAAGGAAAAGAGCTGCAATACCATGAAAACTGGTACGGCGCTATAGAACTCTATCAACAAGCCTTAAAAGAAAATCCCGCCTATAATGCCGTGTATCGGGGATTAGCCGAATGTTTTTACGCGCTGGGCGAATACGATCAGGCTATTGTCTACGCGGAAAAGGCGCGCCGTTACTCCCCGCAGGATGTCGATATCGAAAACCTCTATGCGTTTATCCTAATCGGTATCGGGCGTATCGAAGACGCGCAAAAGATTTTTTCGAGTATTCTGAACCGTTACCCGAACAACCTCGACGCCCGCTTCGGCATGGCGGAAATCGAGGTAACGGGCGGCCGCTTAACCAATGCTTCGGAACTGTACACCGCCGCGCTTCGCCGCCAGAGTGAGAACCGCAAAGCACTTCTGTCGCTTGCACTGCTCAGCCACGAAACGGGTAATAACAAAGCGGCGCAGAGTTACATCAGCCGCGCCCTGCAATACCACGGAGATAACGCGCAGGTGCATTACTTTGCCGGTTACCTTTCCGCTCTTGCAGGCAACCTGAGCGAAGCGGAAGGGCGTATCCGTGCGGCGCTTACCATTGACGAAGACTACGACAAGGCACGGGCGCTGCTCTGCTCGCTTTTATACAGCTCCGGCCGTTACCGCGAGGCGATGTCCGTAGCCGATTTGCGCATTGCGGGGGACCGTAAGCGTGCCGATGCGTGGTATGTAAAAGCGCTCTGTTTAATGAAGCTTGCACAAAAAAAACAAGCCTTTGAAGCTGCGCAAATCGGGCTTTCCGTCGATACCGAAAACGAACTGATGCGCACCCTGCTTGAGGATATCGCTGTTCAGACCTTTGAGTTTGAAGATGCACAGCGGAAGGAGCTTGCCGGAGCGCACCGCATAAAGGGCGATGCCTTTTTAAACCGCAACATGACCGATCAAGCTTTATACGAATATCGGCGCGCCCTCAAGGTGTACCCGTATGACACGGAAAGCCGTCAAGCGTATGCCAATATCCTGATGCGGCAGGACTTTTACGAGCGCGCCGTACAGCAGCTTGAATTTATTCAGTCCATCGAAAAGAGTACCGCCCGGATCAACGACACGGTAGAGGCCTACAGCAAGATGCTTGACCACTCGGTGCGGAACCGCTGGAAGATCGATCCGCTGTATTTGAACAAAGCGCACCTTTCCGTCGGGCTTTTTTATCAGGTAAATGCGGCCAATGTGTTTCACCCCGAAGCGGAAAAACTCACCGCGGCGCTGATAAACGATATTCTTTCTTACAATCGCCGTTTTGCGGTTTCCGCTCATTTGGATAGCCCCAGTTCGTATACGGAGGCGTTCAGACAGGCGCGCACTGCCGGAAACGATTATTTCGGTATTGTCAATTTGCAGGAAAATGAGCGGGATATACAGATTACGCTTGATCTCTATGTCGGGCGTACCGGTTCAAAAGCGGAAACCTTAACGGTGTATCGGTCGGGTAATGACCGGTTCGGTAACGCTGTTCGCCGCATCATCGGTCTATTTAATCAGGCAATGCCGGTTATCGGCAGCATCGCCGGACGTTCTCAGGCGGAAGCGGTTATCGATATCGGTTCGGGCGACTGCGATTTTACCGATTATACTATCGAAATCGTCAAAAAGGGAACGCTCACCATTGCGAATGAAGGTATCGGGCTCTTGTACAACGAAAAAGACGTACTCGGGACGTTCACGATAGGGCGGATTTCGGAAGACCTTACCGAAGGAACGCTTACGCGGAAGGGGTACTACGATAGGATGACGAAAGGCGATATGGCGGTACTCATTTACACCGATCCGGTAAAGACCGGCAGTAAGGCGGAAAAAACCGTCGACGGCACCGACCCGCGCGGGCAGCAGATGTCGCAATTGTTGTCTCTTTTACGAAGTATCCGCTAA
- a CDS encoding hemolysin family protein, translated as MGIFDKLKKKRAVSEILQEALNEEKEDMIRGVVDLSDTAVKEVMIPRIDVDFIPLDMETEELLKRVAESGHSRFPVYAESIDNVVGVLYVKDLINSFAKKEPIDLEKIIRKPFFVPESKRIDGLLREFKRRHVHIAIAVDEYGGISGIVCMEDIIEEIVGDIQDEFDNEDEDIVSIGDGLWLCDARVDMDDLAEALHTELPSDEFETLGGFVFDLFGKIPVRYEKVRWKDFDFIVQDMDGHKINTVKIAAVKDEDQ; from the coding sequence ATGGGGATATTTGATAAACTGAAAAAAAAGCGGGCGGTTTCCGAGATTTTGCAGGAAGCGCTCAATGAAGAAAAAGAAGATATGATACGCGGGGTGGTCGACTTATCCGACACCGCAGTAAAAGAAGTGATGATACCGCGTATTGACGTTGACTTTATTCCGTTGGATATGGAAACGGAGGAATTACTGAAACGGGTGGCTGAAAGCGGACATTCTCGATTTCCCGTCTATGCCGAATCAATCGATAATGTAGTGGGCGTCCTGTATGTGAAGGATTTGATCAATTCATTCGCAAAAAAGGAGCCGATCGATTTGGAAAAAATTATCAGAAAGCCGTTCTTTGTGCCCGAATCCAAGCGTATCGACGGCCTATTACGGGAATTTAAACGCCGTCATGTGCATATTGCTATTGCGGTCGATGAATATGGCGGCATTTCGGGTATCGTGTGTATGGAAGATATTATCGAAGAGATTGTCGGCGACATTCAAGATGAGTTCGACAATGAAGATGAAGATATCGTTTCCATCGGCGATGGGCTTTGGCTCTGCGATGCCCGTGTCGATATGGATGATCTGGCGGAGGCTCTGCATACGGAGCTTCCCTCCGATGAGTTTGAAACGCTCGGCGGCTTTGTATTTGATTTATTCGGAAAAATTCCCGTCCGTTACGAAAAGGTGCGTTGGAAGGACTTTGATTTTATCGTTCAGGATATGGACGGGCATAAAATAAACACGGTAAAGATCGCTGCGGTTAAAGATGAGGATCAATAA
- the ybeY gene encoding rRNA maturation RNase YbeY yields the protein MNTIAITWQDVPEPEWGRAVLPFLDAVLAQLEHTNWDLSVVFCRDAFIHELNKTYRRIDAPTDVLSFEQGDEYDDEDGNLRFNAGDIVISLDSLRSNAETFNVTMNEELKRLLIHGILHLSGMDHSDNDPQQEMLQLQEKILKEYSNTVVYQE from the coding sequence ATGAATACTATTGCGATTACATGGCAGGATGTCCCCGAACCCGAATGGGGGAGGGCGGTTTTACCCTTTTTAGACGCGGTACTTGCACAACTTGAGCATACAAATTGGGATTTATCCGTCGTGTTTTGCCGTGATGCGTTTATCCATGAGCTGAATAAAACCTACCGCCGGATTGATGCCCCGACTGATGTACTTTCATTTGAGCAGGGCGATGAATACGATGATGAAGACGGGAATCTTCGTTTTAATGCCGGAGATATCGTAATTAGCCTCGATAGTTTGCGCTCAAATGCCGAAACTTTTAATGTAACGATGAATGAAGAATTGAAACGACTACTGATACACGGTATTTTACACCTGAGTGGGATGGATCACAGTGATAACGATCCGCAGCAGGAAATGCTGCAATTACAGGAAAAAATACTCAAGGAATATAGTAATACGGTTGTCTATCAGGAATAA